One genomic segment of Micromonospora sp. WMMC415 includes these proteins:
- a CDS encoding alpha/beta hydrolase encodes MAGLVAAILVAAGCTVPAFAPRTDVGGEAAAPGAAATWRACPEVAEELVGRTAPGMRYECARVAVPRNWGGGTGATSGPGAGETFEIALLRARSTKQRDRIGSLLINPGGPGGSGVDTAVYLSFGAALGGLPASITDRFDIVGFDPRGVARSSPVECISDKDLDASFGYDPDPESQAAFDGFVTLNQRIGRGCGERYGNQLPLYGTEQAARDMDAIRAAVGDEKLTYLGYSYGTLLGATYAQLHPQRVRALVLDGAVDPRMGLIASSESQAKGFERAFDNFSRWCAANAGRCPIAPDARAAVTSAIDKARVSPVRGDGGREATPGWIFYAVVSSLYTEAGWQELAGAIEELEDGDPTDVFRLADAYAGREPDGTYSNLFDANLAVNCADEEEKPSREQIRQLQTRWRQAYPLFGPALAVGMLTCAEWPGGRDPYPTGRAEGAPPILVVGTTGDPATPYEQTPALAGMLGVGRVLTWEGEGHTAYPQTSCVTAAVDAYLISLTVPREGLRCPAR; translated from the coding sequence CTGGCCGGCCTGGTCGCCGCCATCCTGGTCGCCGCCGGCTGCACCGTGCCGGCGTTCGCCCCGCGCACCGACGTCGGGGGTGAGGCGGCGGCCCCGGGCGCCGCCGCGACCTGGCGGGCCTGCCCGGAGGTGGCCGAGGAGCTGGTCGGCCGTACGGCGCCGGGCATGCGCTACGAGTGCGCCCGCGTGGCCGTGCCGCGCAACTGGGGTGGTGGCACCGGCGCCACCTCCGGCCCGGGCGCCGGGGAGACGTTCGAGATCGCGCTGCTGCGGGCTCGGTCGACCAAACAGCGGGACCGGATCGGCTCGCTGCTGATCAACCCGGGCGGTCCCGGCGGCTCGGGCGTCGACACCGCCGTCTACCTGTCCTTCGGAGCGGCGCTCGGCGGGCTGCCCGCCTCGATCACCGACCGCTTCGACATCGTCGGCTTCGACCCGCGCGGCGTCGCCCGCTCCAGCCCGGTGGAGTGCATCTCCGACAAGGACCTCGACGCGAGCTTCGGCTACGACCCCGATCCGGAGAGCCAGGCGGCGTTCGACGGCTTCGTCACGCTCAACCAGCGCATCGGGCGCGGCTGCGGGGAGCGGTACGGTAACCAGTTGCCGCTGTACGGCACCGAGCAGGCCGCCCGCGACATGGACGCGATCCGGGCGGCGGTGGGCGACGAGAAGCTGACCTACCTGGGCTACTCGTACGGCACGCTGCTCGGCGCCACGTACGCCCAACTCCACCCCCAGCGGGTCCGGGCGCTGGTGCTCGACGGAGCGGTCGACCCGCGAATGGGTCTGATCGCGTCCTCGGAGAGCCAGGCCAAGGGCTTCGAGCGGGCGTTCGACAACTTCTCGCGGTGGTGCGCGGCCAACGCCGGCCGCTGCCCGATCGCGCCCGATGCCCGCGCGGCCGTCACGTCGGCCATCGACAAGGCGCGGGTCTCCCCCGTCCGGGGTGACGGCGGCCGGGAGGCGACGCCGGGGTGGATCTTCTACGCGGTGGTCTCCTCGCTCTACACCGAGGCGGGCTGGCAGGAGCTGGCCGGGGCGATCGAAGAGTTGGAGGACGGCGATCCGACCGACGTGTTCCGCCTCGCCGACGCGTACGCGGGCCGGGAACCCGACGGCACGTACTCGAACCTGTTCGACGCCAACCTCGCGGTGAACTGCGCCGACGAGGAGGAGAAGCCGAGCCGGGAGCAGATCCGGCAGCTCCAGACGCGGTGGCGCCAGGCGTACCCGCTGTTCGGCCCGGCGCTCGCCGTCGGCATGCTCACCTGCGCCGAGTGGCCCGGCGGGCGCGACCCGTACCCGACCGGGCGGGCGGAGGGCGCGCCGCCGATCCTCGTCGTCGGCACCACCGGGGACCCGGCGACCCCGTACGAGCAGACGCCGGCGCTCGCCGGGATGCTGGGCGTGGGCCGGGTGCTGACCTGGGAGGGCGAGGGGCACACCGCCTACCCGCAGACGTCCTGCGTCACCGCGGCGGTCGACGCTTACCTGATCTCGTTGACCGTTCCCAGGGAGGGGCTTCGCTGCCCGGCCCGCTGA
- a CDS encoding potassium channel family protein: MDVLLLPFRWIYRGLVWFANSPRTLIASYLLMIVIAGIIYGEVENRSPADAVWWAVVTASTVGYGDISPTTWAGRTLAALLISTMVLLVIPLITAHFASRLIVDDDAFEHDEQEQLKADVRRMRALLEEIAARHGIELPDLPPEQPVSGPGSEAPPWERSTRSGKRRPPR, from the coding sequence ATGGACGTCCTCCTGCTGCCGTTCCGGTGGATCTACCGGGGGCTGGTCTGGTTCGCGAACTCACCCCGGACGTTGATCGCGTCGTACCTGCTGATGATCGTGATCGCCGGCATCATCTACGGCGAGGTGGAGAACCGAAGCCCCGCCGACGCGGTGTGGTGGGCGGTGGTGACCGCCTCCACCGTCGGCTACGGCGACATCTCACCGACCACCTGGGCGGGACGGACCCTCGCCGCGCTGCTCATCTCCACCATGGTGCTGTTGGTCATCCCGCTGATCACCGCCCACTTCGCCAGCCGACTCATCGTGGACGACGACGCGTTCGAGCACGACGAGCAGGAGCAGCTCAAGGCGGACGTACGCCGGATGCGGGCGCTGCTGGAGGAGATCGCCGCGCGGCACGGCATCGAACTGCCCGACCTGCCGCCGGAGCAGCCGGTCAGCGGGCCGGGCAGCGAAGCCCCTCCCTGGGAACGGTCAACGAGATCAGGTAAGCGTCGACCGCCGCGGTGA
- a CDS encoding GNAT family N-acetyltransferase has protein sequence MIFREAVRADLPAVIALLADDVLGRTRDHTEVDERYERAFADITADPRNQLIVADAGGELLGCMQLTYIPGLGRHGTERQLVEAVRVRSDQRGRGLGRQMMTWAIDQARARGCGLVQLTTDKSRHDAHRFYLGLGFVASHEGMKLPL, from the coding sequence ATGATCTTCCGTGAAGCCGTCCGGGCCGATCTGCCCGCCGTCATCGCCCTGCTCGCCGACGACGTGCTCGGCCGGACACGGGACCACACCGAGGTCGACGAACGGTACGAGCGCGCCTTCGCCGACATCACCGCCGACCCGCGCAACCAGCTCATCGTCGCCGACGCCGGCGGTGAGCTGCTCGGCTGCATGCAGCTCACCTACATCCCGGGGCTGGGCCGGCACGGCACCGAGCGGCAGCTCGTCGAGGCGGTCCGTGTCCGCTCCGACCAGCGCGGGCGCGGGCTGGGCCGGCAGATGATGACCTGGGCGATCGACCAGGCGCGGGCCCGCGGCTGCGGGCTGGTCCAGCTCACCACCGACAAGTCCCGCCACGACGCGCACCGCTTCTACCTGGGCCTCGGCTTCGTGGCCAGTCACGAGGGCATGAAGCTACCGCTCTGA